One segment of Marvinbryantia formatexigens DSM 14469 DNA contains the following:
- a CDS encoding family 78 glycoside hydrolase catalytic domain, translating to MKWFTLQEYSKIKPVNVYKKEKDPAEIYPGPGKNIHVLARTSFTYRKDMKSCTLRISADDYYKLYINGRFVTQGPAPAYTEHYYYNEVPVSLFLKEGENCIAVHLYYQGAVNRVWNSGDGRLALAAEMVWKETDSEEEQIQEFSWRCRRCLAYSGELTGYDTQFLENFDSRLWEEEWNVPSFDDSCWEKMVPAGWADYALQKQPTENLCIKERCIQPEKRADGSWFADLGGEITGSLFLKATGAAGSRLFIHCGEELDEQENVRYDMRCGCRYEEIWILKDGVSSYVPYDYKGFRYVQIFPENVDNISDSDKARGKMQTPQLLEMTVQERHYPMNENTCVLKEADEELKRIFTICKNAVKYGTQEGYLDCPTREKGQYLGDAVVTAHSQAWLTGKTDMLRKCIDQFAQSAKICPGLMAVAPGSQMQEIADFSLLWSQLLLLDYRFTGDVEFMRRYYPVAYDIIRYFEKYQRYDGLLDRVWEKWNLVDWPENLRDGYDMVLDDIEDPVMAPECHNVINALYIGAIKTLSEIENILGLENSREWEPLRDAYVRAFYDPEKKLFRDSEKSEHSALHANVYALYFDIVPPEAVETVANFLASEDFRCGVHCSYFVLRALAQKEYYDKAAALLLNKGEHGWINMLREGATCCFEAWGKDQKWNTSLCHPWASAPIPFLIENLAGFHPTPDAESGYLFEPHLPDDWKNFLLEFTFQGERYQIKKQGGATRLKRL from the coding sequence ATGAAATGGTTTACATTGCAGGAATATTCAAAAATAAAGCCGGTAAACGTGTATAAAAAAGAAAAGGACCCGGCAGAGATATATCCTGGTCCGGGAAAAAATATTCATGTTCTGGCAAGAACTTCTTTTACATACCGGAAGGACATGAAAAGCTGCACGCTGCGCATTTCCGCGGACGACTACTATAAGCTTTACATAAACGGCAGGTTCGTTACACAGGGACCGGCTCCGGCATATACAGAGCATTATTATTATAACGAGGTGCCGGTTTCCTTATTTTTGAAAGAGGGAGAAAACTGTATCGCCGTTCATCTGTATTATCAGGGAGCGGTAAACCGCGTCTGGAACAGCGGGGACGGACGTCTGGCGCTGGCGGCGGAAATGGTCTGGAAGGAAACAGACAGCGAAGAAGAGCAGATACAGGAATTTTCCTGGCGCTGCCGCCGTTGTCTGGCATATTCCGGAGAGCTGACAGGGTACGATACACAGTTTCTGGAAAACTTCGACAGCCGCCTGTGGGAGGAGGAATGGAACGTACCATCCTTTGACGATTCCTGCTGGGAGAAAATGGTTCCCGCCGGGTGGGCGGATTATGCCCTGCAGAAGCAGCCGACAGAAAATTTATGCATTAAAGAAAGATGCATACAGCCGGAAAAAAGAGCGGATGGAAGCTGGTTCGCTGATCTGGGCGGTGAGATAACGGGGAGCCTTTTTCTGAAAGCAACAGGAGCTGCGGGAAGCAGACTTTTTATCCACTGCGGGGAAGAGCTGGATGAGCAGGAAAATGTCCGTTATGATATGCGCTGCGGCTGCCGCTATGAAGAAATCTGGATTCTGAAGGACGGCGTCAGCTCTTATGTGCCCTATGACTATAAGGGCTTCCGTTATGTGCAGATTTTTCCGGAAAATGTGGATAACATTTCTGATTCTGACAAAGCCCGTGGAAAAATGCAGACGCCGCAGCTTCTGGAAATGACCGTCCAGGAGCGGCATTATCCGATGAACGAAAACACCTGCGTCTTAAAAGAGGCGGATGAAGAGCTGAAGAGAATCTTTACCATCTGCAAAAATGCCGTAAAATACGGAACCCAGGAAGGCTATCTTGACTGTCCGACCAGAGAAAAGGGGCAGTATCTGGGGGACGCCGTGGTGACGGCACATTCCCAGGCCTGGCTGACGGGAAAAACCGATATGCTGCGCAAGTGCATCGACCAGTTTGCACAGTCGGCGAAAATCTGTCCAGGACTGATGGCGGTAGCTCCCGGCAGTCAGATGCAGGAAATTGCGGATTTTTCACTGCTCTGGAGCCAGCTTCTCCTGCTGGATTACCGTTTCACGGGGGATGTGGAATTTATGCGGCGCTACTACCCGGTGGCGTATGACATTATCCGCTATTTTGAAAAATACCAGAGATACGACGGGCTTCTGGACAGGGTCTGGGAAAAATGGAATCTGGTGGACTGGCCGGAGAATTTAAGAGACGGCTATGACATGGTTCTGGATGACATAGAGGACCCCGTCATGGCGCCGGAGTGTCACAACGTCATAAACGCGCTGTATATCGGAGCGATAAAAACATTAAGCGAGATAGAAAATATTCTCGGTCTTGAAAACAGCAGGGAATGGGAACCTTTAAGAGACGCTTATGTGCGCGCCTTTTATGATCCGGAGAAAAAGCTTTTTAGGGACAGCGAAAAAAGTGAGCATAGCGCCCTGCATGCAAACGTCTATGCCCTGTATTTTGATATCGTGCCGCCGGAGGCGGTTGAAACCGTTGCCAATTTTCTTGCATCAGAAGACTTCCGCTGCGGCGTACACTGCAGCTACTTCGTGCTGCGGGCGCTGGCGCAGAAGGAATATTACGACAAAGCGGCGGCGCTGCTTCTGAACAAGGGAGAGCACGGCTGGATAAATATGCTGCGGGAGGGCGCGACCTGCTGCTTTGAAGCCTGGGGAAAAGACCAGAAATGGAATACCAGCCTCTGCCATCCGTGGGCGAGCGCCCCGATACCGTTTCTCATCGAAAACCTTGCCGGATTCCATCCCACCCCCGATGCAGAAAGCGGCTACCTGTTCGAGCCGCACCTGCCGGATGACTGGAAAAACTTCCTGCTGGAATTTACCTTTCAGGGGGAACGCTATCAGATAAAAAAGCAGGGAGGAGCCACCAGATTAAAGAGGTTATGA
- a CDS encoding lysophospholipid acyltransferase family protein, protein MRRILLMVLRNIIYVPWYWIQLLWYSREKDNHTEEQRFALLKKITIHANKGGRVLIQADGQEHLPEKNGFIFYPNHQGMYDVLSMIESCDRPFSVVMKQEVKNIPFLIQIRKIMKAKCMDRDDIKQSLKVILEVAKEVSEGRNYIIFAEGTRSRNGNQLLDFKGGSFKAATRAKCPIVPVALINSFVPFDSHSTKPVTVQVHYLEPLYYEEYKDMKTTEIAAIVKERIEKKIAACAAV, encoded by the coding sequence ATGAGACGTATTCTTTTGATGGTGCTTAGAAATATTATTTATGTGCCCTGGTACTGGATTCAGCTTCTGTGGTATTCACGGGAAAAGGACAATCATACGGAGGAGCAGCGGTTTGCGCTCTTAAAAAAGATAACGATACATGCAAATAAGGGCGGAAGGGTGCTTATCCAGGCGGACGGGCAGGAACATCTTCCGGAAAAAAACGGATTTATTTTTTATCCCAATCATCAGGGGATGTACGATGTGCTCTCCATGATTGAAAGCTGCGACAGACCTTTTTCGGTCGTGATGAAGCAGGAGGTAAAAAATATCCCCTTCCTGATACAGATACGGAAGATTATGAAGGCAAAATGCATGGACAGGGACGACATCAAGCAGTCTCTGAAAGTGATCCTGGAGGTGGCAAAAGAAGTATCCGAGGGAAGAAATTATATTATCTTTGCGGAGGGCACACGCTCCCGCAACGGAAATCAGCTTCTCGACTTCAAGGGCGGCAGCTTTAAGGCGGCGACAAGGGCGAAATGCCCGATCGTGCCGGTCGCGCTGATAAATTCCTTTGTTCCCTTCGATTCCCACTCCACAAAGCCGGTAACGGTGCAGGTGCATTATCTGGAGCCCTTGTATTACGAGGAATACAAGGATATGAAAACAACGGAAATCGCGGCAATCGTAAAAGAAAGAATCGAGAAAAAAATTGCTGCCTGTGCGGCTGTATGA
- a CDS encoding MurT ligase domain-containing protein, whose protein sequence is MRLRRIAAVWTAKLTARICKMLGKQGVTWAGKIALMIDPKILTELAGDVKEKIYVVCGTNGKTTTNNLLCSTLEAQKKKVVCNHTGSNMLNGCVASFVLAAGWNGKLDADYACIEVDEASALRIFPHFKPDFMVLTNLFRDQLDRYGEIDITMNLVRDAMKLAPDMKIIVNADDALSVFVTQESKNPYVTYGIGEKVFDESINEIKEGRFCKKCGAKMEYHFYHFSQLGDYYCSSCDFKRPQIKYNASDIETGNHLAFTVENRRIRANYRGFYNIYNILASYAAAREAGLPLENFQEVLDAYNPENGRNEHFSIDGTEIILNLAKNPAGFNQNISAVMEDKSLKDIIILINDNDQDGTDVSWLWDVDFDRFQSDNINSIVVSGIRCQDMRLRLKYVDIPAEIEPDVEKAIRERIAHGCKNLYVLVNYTGLYSTHNILKRMEEAS, encoded by the coding sequence ATGAGATTACGCAGAATTGCGGCAGTGTGGACTGCAAAGCTTACGGCGCGGATATGTAAAATGCTTGGAAAACAGGGTGTTACCTGGGCCGGAAAAATCGCTCTGATGATAGACCCGAAGATATTAACAGAGCTGGCGGGCGATGTAAAGGAAAAAATTTACGTCGTCTGCGGCACAAACGGAAAGACAACGACCAACAATCTGCTCTGCTCGACGCTGGAAGCGCAGAAGAAAAAGGTCGTCTGCAATCATACCGGCTCCAATATGCTCAACGGATGCGTGGCGTCCTTTGTGCTGGCTGCCGGATGGAATGGGAAGCTGGACGCGGATTATGCCTGCATCGAGGTGGATGAGGCGTCCGCGCTTCGCATTTTCCCGCATTTTAAGCCGGATTTCATGGTGCTGACAAATCTTTTCCGCGACCAGCTTGACCGCTACGGGGAAATCGATATCACGATGAACCTTGTGCGTGACGCCATGAAGCTGGCGCCGGATATGAAGATTATTGTGAACGCGGACGACGCGCTCTCTGTTTTTGTGACGCAGGAGAGCAAAAATCCGTATGTGACCTATGGAATCGGCGAAAAGGTGTTTGACGAATCCATCAACGAGATTAAAGAGGGACGCTTCTGCAAAAAATGCGGCGCGAAGATGGAGTATCATTTTTATCATTTCAGCCAGCTTGGCGATTATTACTGCAGCTCCTGTGATTTTAAGCGTCCGCAGATAAAATATAACGCGTCGGATATCGAGACGGGGAACCATCTGGCGTTTACGGTGGAAAACCGTCGTATCCGGGCAAATTACCGTGGATTTTATAATATTTACAACATCCTGGCGTCCTACGCGGCAGCGCGGGAGGCGGGACTGCCGCTGGAAAATTTCCAGGAGGTGCTGGATGCCTACAATCCGGAAAACGGGCGCAACGAGCATTTTTCCATAGACGGCACGGAAATCATTTTAAATCTGGCGAAAAACCCGGCGGGCTTCAACCAGAATATTTCCGCCGTGATGGAGGATAAATCCTTAAAGGACATTATCATACTGATTAACGACAACGACCAGGACGGGACGGATGTTTCCTGGCTGTGGGACGTGGATTTTGACCGTTTCCAGTCGGACAATATCAATTCCATCGTGGTGAGCGGCATCCGCTGCCAGGATATGCGTCTGCGTCTGAAATATGTGGATATCCCGGCGGAAATCGAGCCGGATGTGGAAAAAGCAATCCGGGAGCGAATCGCGCATGGCTGTAAGAACCTTTATGTCCTGGTAAATTACACCGGGCTTTACAGCACGCACAACATTCTGAAAAGAATGGAGGAAGCATCATGA
- a CDS encoding response regulator: protein MLKLLIADDEPLVQIGLKSMLDWNQLGISVCGTASNGKQAYDLICQEHPDIVISDIKMPLMDGLELAGKCREEFGRVPVFIILTSYEDFQFAREAISLQAVDYLIKLELTPDSLRESIEKASRAVQEYRQLSTKDAASSLDLTMFQERFFIRLLNGLFESPAQFERQMQDFQITLDAAGYMAAYIRIIENDCNPLTCDQRLTLNRSTVQMFQDMITKYLPCRIISLDMQYFSVIFFLEEKYTDKQTRISYLTDALEQTFAMLYNYYSVTLFCSVGKMVSRPLDITVSYHDAKQYIPTTGAGSRIIFAEQQDDFCKDHNVFNLSLFREDIRKAFEEENADSLKDILDNIAELLSQNRVQLAQAQDAASSILHLAIHLLPDGEQVTARIFQDMPDGYQSLYRFTDTRQIVTWLRTLEDGLIRFLSEQRKSNVNFMVENVTKYIASNIDKRLTLHDTALTFNISPNYLSQLFKKYRNVGFNEYVTQQKINAAKELLQQGSLRVYEIADRLGFENAFYFSKVFKKYEGCSPREYINGRTSGV from the coding sequence ATGCTGAAACTTCTGATTGCTGATGACGAGCCTCTGGTACAGATTGGTCTGAAATCCATGCTTGACTGGAACCAGCTCGGTATTTCCGTGTGCGGTACTGCTTCCAACGGTAAGCAGGCATACGATCTGATTTGCCAGGAGCACCCCGACATCGTTATCTCCGATATAAAAATGCCTCTTATGGACGGTCTGGAGCTGGCAGGAAAATGCCGGGAGGAATTCGGGCGCGTGCCGGTTTTTATTATTCTCACCAGCTACGAGGATTTCCAGTTTGCCCGCGAGGCAATCAGTCTGCAGGCGGTGGATTATCTGATTAAGCTGGAGCTAACCCCGGATTCTCTGCGGGAATCCATTGAAAAGGCCAGCCGCGCCGTGCAGGAATACCGGCAGCTTTCCACAAAGGATGCCGCGTCCTCCCTGGACCTTACCATGTTCCAGGAACGGTTTTTTATCCGTCTGCTCAACGGTCTTTTTGAAAGCCCGGCGCAGTTTGAGCGTCAGATGCAGGATTTTCAGATTACGCTGGATGCCGCAGGTTATATGGCGGCGTACATCCGCATTATAGAAAACGACTGCAATCCGCTTACCTGCGACCAGCGTCTGACGTTAAACCGCAGCACCGTGCAGATGTTTCAGGATATGATTACGAAGTATCTTCCCTGCCGGATTATTTCTCTGGATATGCAGTATTTTTCGGTGATTTTCTTTCTGGAGGAAAAATATACCGATAAACAGACGCGGATTTCTTATCTGACGGACGCTCTGGAGCAGACCTTTGCAATGCTTTATAATTATTATTCTGTCACGCTTTTCTGCAGTGTCGGAAAGATGGTCAGCCGTCCTCTGGATATAACCGTTTCCTATCACGACGCGAAGCAGTATATTCCCACGACAGGAGCCGGGTCGCGGATTATTTTTGCCGAGCAGCAGGATGATTTCTGCAAGGACCATAATGTATTTAATCTTTCCCTGTTCCGGGAAGATATCCGCAAGGCTTTCGAAGAAGAAAATGCCGATTCCCTGAAGGATATTCTGGATAATATCGCGGAGCTGCTTTCCCAGAACAGGGTACAGCTCGCCCAGGCGCAGGACGCCGCCAGCTCCATCCTTCATCTTGCCATTCATCTGCTGCCGGACGGGGAGCAGGTGACGGCGCGCATTTTCCAGGATATGCCGGACGGCTATCAGTCTCTGTACCGGTTTACGGATACGCGGCAGATCGTCACATGGCTGCGCACGCTGGAGGACGGGCTTATCCGTTTTCTCTCCGAGCAGCGCAAATCGAACGTCAACTTTATGGTGGAAAATGTGACGAAATACATTGCCTCCAATATTGATAAGCGTCTGACCCTGCACGATACGGCGCTGACCTTTAATATCAGCCCGAATTACCTGAGCCAGTTGTTTAAAAAATACCGGAATGTCGGCTTTAATGAATACGTCACACAGCAGAAAATAAACGCCGCAAAGGAGCTTCTGCAGCAGGGCTCCCTGCGGGTCTATGAGATTGCCGACCGTCTCGGCTTTGAAAACGCTTTTTATTTCAGTAAGGTCTTTAAGAAGTATGAGGGCTGCTCGCCCAGGGAGTACATTAATGGGAGAACTTCCGGTGTGTAG
- the gyrA gene encoding DNA gyrase subunit A — MEDNVFDKVHEVDLKKTMEQSYIEYAMSVIASRALPDVRDGLKPVQRRVLYSMIELNNGPDKPHRKCARIVGDTMGKYHPHGDSSIYGALVNMAQPWSTRYPLVDGHGNFGSVDGDGAAAMRYTEARLSKISMEMLADINKDTVDFKPNFDETEKEPVVLPSRFPNLLVNGTSGIAVGMATNIPPHNLREVIAAVVKIIDNRIEEDRETKIEEILKIIKGPDFPTGAQILGTRGIEEAYRTGRGKIRVRAVTNIETMPNGKSHIIVTELPYLVNKARLIEKIADLVKEKKIDGITALTDESSREGMRINIELRRDVNANVILNQLYKHTQLQDTFGVIMLAVVSRGNDILQPKVLNLLEMLDYYLKHQEDVVTRRTKYELNKAEERAHILEGLLIALDNIDEVIHIIRGSRSTQIAKESLMARFELTDAQAQAIVDMRLRTLTGLERERLEAEYAELMKRIGELKAILADEKLLLGVIKKEITEISDKYGDDRKTSIGFDEFDFTVEDLIPEENVVITMTRLGYIKRMTPDNFKSQNRGGKGIKGMQTIDEDNIEELFMTSTHEYLMFFTNLGKVYRLKAYEIPEAGRTARGTAIINLLQLAPEEKITAVIPIREYNEDHYLFMATKKGLVKKTPITDYANVRKTGLAAISLREDDELIEVKFTDNHKDILLVTAYGQCIRFHETDVRSTGRVSMGVIGINLMDGDEVVGMQLDCQGEYMLIVSEKGMGKLTAMEEFKVQNRGGKGVKCYKILEKTGNVIAAKAVNYDSDIMIINTEGIIIQMPCSDISVLNRITSGVKLMNLEKDVQVASITKVRES, encoded by the coding sequence GTGGAAGATAATGTTTTTGACAAGGTACATGAAGTCGACCTGAAAAAGACAATGGAACAATCTTACATCGAATACGCGATGAGCGTTATTGCTTCCCGTGCGCTTCCGGACGTGCGGGACGGCTTAAAGCCGGTGCAGAGACGTGTACTGTACTCGATGATTGAACTGAACAACGGTCCCGACAAGCCGCACAGAAAATGTGCGCGTATCGTCGGTGATACGATGGGTAAATATCATCCCCACGGAGACAGCTCCATCTACGGAGCGCTTGTCAATATGGCGCAGCCCTGGTCGACAAGATATCCGCTGGTGGACGGTCACGGAAACTTCGGCTCCGTGGACGGCGACGGCGCCGCCGCCATGCGATACACGGAGGCGCGTCTGAGCAAGATTTCGATGGAAATGCTTGCGGATATCAACAAGGATACCGTAGATTTTAAGCCAAACTTTGATGAGACAGAGAAAGAGCCGGTCGTGCTGCCGTCCAGATTTCCAAATCTTCTGGTGAACGGTACCTCCGGTATCGCCGTCGGCATGGCGACGAATATTCCGCCGCACAATCTGCGGGAGGTCATTGCGGCTGTCGTTAAAATCATCGATAACCGCATCGAGGAGGACCGGGAGACGAAAATCGAGGAAATTCTGAAGATTATCAAGGGACCGGATTTCCCAACGGGCGCGCAGATTCTCGGAACCCGCGGAATCGAGGAGGCTTACCGCACGGGGCGCGGAAAAATCCGCGTGCGCGCGGTCACAAATATCGAGACGATGCCGAACGGCAAGAGCCACATCATTGTGACGGAGCTTCCCTACCTGGTAAATAAGGCGAGGCTGATCGAGAAGATTGCGGACCTTGTGAAGGAGAAAAAGATCGATGGCATCACGGCGCTGACGGATGAATCCAGCCGCGAGGGGATGCGCATCAATATCGAGCTGCGCCGCGATGTAAATGCAAATGTGATTTTAAACCAGCTTTATAAGCATACGCAGCTACAGGATACCTTCGGCGTGATCATGCTCGCCGTTGTGAGCAGAGGCAACGATATCCTGCAGCCGAAGGTGTTGAATCTTCTGGAAATGCTGGACTATTACCTGAAGCATCAGGAGGATGTCGTTACCAGAAGAACAAAATACGAATTAAACAAGGCGGAGGAACGCGCCCACATTTTAGAGGGTCTGCTGATTGCGCTTGATAATATCGACGAGGTAATCCACATTATCCGCGGTTCGCGCAGCACACAGATCGCGAAGGAATCCCTGATGGCGCGCTTTGAGCTGACGGATGCGCAGGCACAGGCAATCGTGGATATGCGTCTGCGCACGCTGACCGGTTTGGAGCGGGAGCGTCTGGAGGCGGAGTACGCGGAGCTGATGAAACGCATCGGAGAGCTGAAAGCGATTCTGGCGGATGAAAAGCTCCTGCTTGGCGTTATCAAAAAAGAGATTACGGAAATCAGCGATAAATACGGCGACGACCGCAAAACATCGATTGGATTCGACGAGTTTGATTTTACGGTGGAGGATCTGATTCCGGAGGAAAATGTGGTCATCACCATGACAAGACTTGGTTACATTAAGCGGATGACGCCGGATAACTTTAAGAGCCAGAACCGCGGCGGCAAGGGCATTAAGGGAATGCAGACCATCGATGAGGACAACATTGAGGAGCTGTTTATGACCTCGACGCACGAGTATCTGATGTTCTTTACGAACCTCGGCAAGGTGTACCGCCTGAAGGCATACGAGATTCCGGAGGCGGGACGGACGGCGCGCGGAACGGCAATTATCAACCTCCTGCAGCTCGCTCCGGAGGAGAAGATAACGGCGGTCATCCCGATTCGCGAGTACAATGAGGACCACTATCTGTTTATGGCGACAAAGAAGGGTCTTGTGAAAAAGACGCCGATTACGGATTACGCAAATGTGCGCAAGACGGGACTTGCCGCCATCAGCCTGCGCGAGGACGATGAGCTGATTGAGGTGAAGTTTACGGACAACCACAAGGATATCCTTCTGGTGACAGCTTACGGACAGTGCATCCGCTTCCATGAGACGGATGTGCGCAGCACAGGACGTGTTTCGATGGGCGTTATCGGTATCAATCTGATGGACGGCGACGAGGTGGTTGGTATGCAGCTTGACTGCCAGGGAGAGTACATGCTGATTGTTTCGGAAAAGGGCATGGGCAAGCTGACCGCGATGGAGGAATTTAAGGTGCAGAACCGCGGCGGTAAGGGCGTGAAGTGCTATAAGATTCTGGAAAAAACGGGCAATGTCATCGCGGCAAAGGCGGTAAATTACGACAGCGATATTATGATTATCAACACCGAGGGTATCATTATCCAGATGCCGTGCAGCGACATCTCTGTGCTGAACCGGATTACCTCCGGCGTGAAGCTGATGAATCTGGAAAAGGATGTGCAGGTTGCCAGCATTACGAAGGTAAGAGAATCTTAA
- a CDS encoding type 1 glutamine amidotransferase, with the protein MKLTIGHLYPDFLNLYGDRGNIQCLKKRCQWRGIEAEVQAFENDDEIDFSKLDIVLLGGGSDREQMLVCEKLKKIRENFRAYVEDDGVVIAVCGGYQLLGNYYATKDGRIEGLGIVDMDTEQGTGYRLIDNIVLESELFSMPVVGFENHGGRTDIKQNKPLGKVIYGSGNNGESGYEGVVYKNVIGTYIHGPLLPKNPQVADYLITRALERKYHKKIELQPLEDVEEKEANAYIYNRFKGKVSRPQNQEQLV; encoded by the coding sequence ATGAAGCTGACGATTGGACATTTGTATCCGGATTTTCTGAACCTGTATGGTGACAGGGGAAATATCCAGTGTCTGAAAAAGCGCTGCCAGTGGCGCGGCATTGAGGCGGAGGTACAGGCTTTTGAAAACGATGATGAGATTGACTTTTCAAAGCTGGATATCGTTCTGCTCGGCGGCGGCTCCGACAGGGAGCAGATGCTGGTCTGCGAAAAGCTGAAAAAAATCAGAGAAAATTTCCGCGCCTATGTGGAGGACGACGGGGTGGTAATCGCTGTCTGCGGCGGCTACCAGCTTCTGGGAAATTACTATGCCACAAAGGACGGCAGAATCGAGGGGCTTGGCATCGTGGATATGGACACGGAGCAGGGCACCGGCTACCGTCTGATTGACAATATCGTTCTGGAGAGCGAGCTGTTTTCCATGCCGGTGGTCGGATTTGAAAATCACGGCGGGAGAACCGATATCAAACAGAATAAGCCGCTTGGAAAGGTTATTTATGGCAGCGGAAACAATGGGGAGAGCGGTTATGAGGGCGTCGTTTACAAAAATGTCATCGGCACCTACATTCACGGACCGCTGCTTCCAAAAAATCCGCAGGTAGCGGATTATCTGATTACGCGGGCGCTGGAGCGGAAATATCACAAAAAGATAGAGCTGCAGCCGCTGGAGGATGTGGAGGAAAAAGAGGCAAACGCGTATATTTATAATCGTTTTAAGGGAAAGGTGAGCAGGCCGCAGAACCAGGAGCAGCTTGTGTAG